From Candidatus Neomarinimicrobiota bacterium:
CGAACCCGGCTTCATTCCATTTACCATATCGGTTGGAATCAAAAGCGGTGCCGGTCTTCCCGGTATCAATGCAGTGGTGATGACTAGATCTGATTTAGCAATATGCTGTTTAATCAATTCTTGTTGACGTTGTTTATAATCGTCCGATGTTTCTTTGGCATATCCGCCCTCGCCGACACCATCGTCGCTGTCCGATTCAACTTCTACAAATTTTGCACCGAGAGACTCAACTTGTTCTTTTACTTCTGGTCGGACATCAAATGCTTCCACTTGGGCACCCAATCGTTTGGCGGTGGCAATGGCTTGGAGCCCTGCAACACCAGCGCCGAGAATCAACACTTTTGCAGGTGGAATAGTTCCAGCTGCGGTCATGAGTAAGGGCATATATACAGGAAGGTGAGATGCGCCAATCAATACAGACTTATACCCAGAAATATTAGCTTGAGAACTTAAGGCATCCATGCTTTGTGCTAAGGTGGTTCGAGGAATAAGATGCATAGAAAAGCCAGTTATCTTTTTTTGAGTTAACTGAGTAACCTGTTCGATCTCTCGGGTAGTTTGAAAAAGCGAAACATAAGCGACACCATTTGGAAAAGCTTCCATTTCTGCTAATGTTGCAGGTGCCACCTTTAAAATTATATCGGCGCCATTGAGTAAGTTAGTATGGTCAGGAAAAACGTCTGCGCCGGCATCCTGATAATCCTGGTCGGAATGATATGACGCATCACCGGCTCCAGATTGAACGCGAACTGTCAAACCGCTCTTGACTAATTCCTTTACGGTTTGGGGAGTGGCGGCCACTCGGTTTTCGTCGCCCATGATTTCTTTTAAAACTGCTGCAATCATTGATAAATCCTGTAAGTATTTTTAAATCAGCCTGGGAATTTATGATGCAATTACCCAAAATTTTGCAATAACATTTCAGGATTTTACCTGTGGGATTTCATTGTTAATTTTGATCGTATGCGAATCCATTTCATTATACCGTTCACAGCATTGGTAATCACATCTTGCGCACCATCACTGCAAATAGTTGACCGCTATTCCACTCAGGAAAAAAAGACAGTCGAACTAGTTAAGGGTAAGGGAGAAGCAGGGAAGGTAGTAAAACGAATTGAATATTATCCACGAGGAAAGAAAAAATCTGAAGTTGCTATTAGCCTTGGTAAGAAAGAT
This genomic window contains:
- a CDS encoding Re/Si-specific NAD(P)(+) transhydrogenase subunit alpha; translated protein: MIAAVLKEIMGDENRVAATPQTVKELVKSGLTVRVQSGAGDASYHSDQDYQDAGADVFPDHTNLLNGADIILKVAPATLAEMEAFPNGVAYVSLFQTTREIEQVTQLTQKKITGFSMHLIPRTTLAQSMDALSSQANISGYKSVLIGASHLPVYMPLLMTAAGTIPPAKVLILGAGVAGLQAIATAKRLGAQVEAFDVRPEVKEQVESLGAKFVEVESDSDDGVGEGGYAKETSDDYKQRQQELIKQHIAKSDLVITTALIPGRPAPLLIPTDMVNGMKPGSAIIDLAAENGGNCEVTQSDKVINHNGVIIDGTVNLPSTMPVHASQLYAKNVSTFVTYMVKDGQLNFDLEDEI